Within the Pseudobythopirellula maris genome, the region CGTAAGTACGCCAGTCGAACGCGTCCGATACCTGCTCGCGCACAACGACCACGTCGTCGTGCAGCTGGCGGCGGACGTCCTGCATCCGCAGGCGGATCGCCTCGGCCTCAGCGTCGCTAGGAGACGCGTCGCCGGCCGCCCCGGGGGGCGACGCCGGTGGCGCATGCTCAGAGCTTTGCCGCCCGGGCCCGCCCGTCGTAGGGTCGCCCTTCGCGGGGCCTCCCTGCTTAGGCAACGGGCCACTGGTCGGCGTGCTGGGCCGGGCCATGGAGCGCGCGGCTTGCTTTTGTCGGAGGTATTCGAACACCGGTCTTCGGGGGTCAGGCATCGGTTGGGTTTTCCTCGTAGAGAGGCCGTTGCGGCTGCGGGACTCAGCTCTTCACGACGCCTTGCAGCGAGCGGAATCCGTTGCTGATCGCGTCTTCGATCGAGCCGCGCAGCGAGCCGGCCATCGACGATGCTTGATCGCCGTAGCCGTGCAAGCGGTCGCCGTAGGCGGAGAACCGACTCTTCGGCTGCGACGGCCCGGCGATCAGCGTGCTGAGCGCGACGCCGACCAGCATGCCGGCCGCCGCGCTGACGATGACGGCCGCGTCCGGGTGATCCTGAACACAGTTGCTGGCCTTGGCCGCGACGGTGTCGCACGCCTCGGTGGCCGCGCACGGTTGGTTTTGGTTGTCCATTGTTTTCTCGTGGGTTGGAGTGACGCGTGTGCGAGAGGTCCAAGCACGCCCCGTGATACGCGGGGGCGGACTTTCGGCCGCTTGCTCAGCGCGAGCGGGTCATCAGGCCAACGACCACACCGGCGATGATGCCGGCGCCAAAGGCGACGGCGATCGACTCGGTCGGACGGCGGCGCACCAGCTCTTCGGCCTCGTGGTGGCCCGCGGCGACCTGCTGGCGGACGTGGTCGACCGTGTCGCCAGCGGCGGCGGCGGCGTTCTGGGCGTATTCCTGCGTGGCCGCGACTGCTTGCTCGTAATAGGGGCGGCAGTCGTCGCAGGTCTGGTTGAACCAGCTCTCAACCTCGGCGTAAGCCTCGCCGGTCTTGCGCTGGATCAAGCCGATGAATTCGTCGGCCTGGCCCTCGAATTGGCTGAGCTCGTCGTCGTTGAGCTGGCCCCACTTCTGCTTGGCCTTGCCCTTGAGTTCGTTCCAGCCGCCATCGATTTGTTGTTCGGTGATCATCGTGAGACTCCGTTTGGTGGAGGTGTAGTGAACAGATTTGTGTGTGGGTGACGCTTGGGTGACGGAAGCAGGGGGGACCAAAGCAAACGCCGCGCCACGATCGGCAACGCCTTGCATCACGCCTCTATCGCCCGAGAAATCGGCGCCGCCCCCGTGGACCGCCCACGGCAACTGAGCAGCGCAAGCCCAGACTGGTCGCCGAGTGACCGCCCCAGCGGAGCGGGCCGCATCAGGCGCCCCGCTGCTGGACGCCAGCAACGGGCAACCAACGACCGGTCCGGCTGGCGGCACGCCAATTGCCTGAGAAGCGAGGGCAATAAGCGATCCCCTTCGAACCTTAAGAGCGTGTCGGTCAACGACGCGCGTCGCCACGATGACCGTCGAAATCAGCGAATCCCAACCCGCGCCCGTTCCCGCACCCGTTGCCGCGGCCAATCACAAGCGTCGTGACCCGGTGAAAAACCACGAAGCGGCAAGAGACAAGCCGGCTGGCAAGCAAGACCCCCAACAGAACGAAGAGGACGCAGAGAACGAGGCGCGGATGAGGAAGTGGCGCACCACGTCGCTAGTGCTGCTAGCGGGGCTGGCGTTCTTCTACACGCTCTACTTCGCCAAGGCGGTGCTCATGCCGATCACCCTGGCGGTGATGCTGAGTTTCGTGCTCAAGCCGGTGGTCGGCGGTTTGCGGAGGATCGGCTTGCCCAACGCGGCGTCGGCCACGCTGATCTTCGTGGTCTCGGTCGCGGTGCTCGGCGCCGGGGCGACCTACCTCGCCGAACCGGCCAAGGCGTGGATCTCCCAAGCGCCTCGCGACCTGGCCAAGATCGGCCGCGACATGAGCGGCTACTTCGAGCCGCTCGAACGCATCGAGAAGGCCCGCGACGAGGTGGCCGAGATGACCAAGACGCCCGGCGCCGCGAGCCCGATCGCGGTGCGCGTCGAGCAGCCGCCGCTCACCAGCCAGCTGATGAGCAGCACCGGCGGGGTGCTCGCCAGCGGGGTGATCTGCCTGTCGCTGCTGTTCTTCTTGCTCTCGGCGGGCGACCGTTTCCTGGAGAAGACCGTCGAGCTGGCCCCCACGCGCCGGGCGAAGCGCGAGGTTGTGGAGGTGCTGCGTGAAATCGAGCACCGCATCTCGCTCTACCTCGGCGCGATCACGCTGATCAACGCCGGTCTGGGCGC harbors:
- a CDS encoding CsbD family protein; translated protein: MITEQQIDGGWNELKGKAKQKWGQLNDDELSQFEGQADEFIGLIQRKTGEAYAEVESWFNQTCDDCRPYYEQAVAATQEYAQNAAAAAGDTVDHVRQQVAAGHHEAEELVRRRPTESIAVAFGAGIIAGVVVGLMTRSR
- a CDS encoding AI-2E family transporter, with amino-acid sequence MKNHEAARDKPAGKQDPQQNEEDAENEARMRKWRTTSLVLLAGLAFFYTLYFAKAVLMPITLAVMLSFVLKPVVGGLRRIGLPNAASATLIFVVSVAVLGAGATYLAEPAKAWISQAPRDLAKIGRDMSGYFEPLERIEKARDEVAEMTKTPGAASPIAVRVEQPPLTSQLMSSTGGVLASGVICLSLLFFLLSAGDRFLEKTVELAPTRRAKREVVEVLREIEHRISLYLGAITLINAGLGAVIGLGLWLIGMPNPVLWGVMAMLLNYIPFVGLVAGTLTVWVAAMASLGSPGQALLAPLIYLGANGVEANLITPYTLGKSNGLNPVVILLAVFLSGWVWGVVGIFLAVPLLIAAKILCESVDSLNPIAVYLSP